Proteins encoded within one genomic window of Pristis pectinata isolate sPriPec2 chromosome 5, sPriPec2.1.pri, whole genome shotgun sequence:
- the LOC127570331 gene encoding transcription factor 15-like has product MDVLHGVCVENSDQDKRSAKKKKIRRRKKMLTGVSRQRRAANTRERQRVHGVNLAFQDLRKLLPVLSEVEVSKIDILRLAAKWIAHLTTVLLLDDQKQHQRENGLSVELGEKLTELTRVCEELATDFIICQTEDPLYLGGCAIGDFSSLRSFAGHEMSLENGYFSPCLH; this is encoded by the coding sequence ATGGACGTTTTGCATGGGGTTTGTGTAGAAAACAGTGACCAGGATAAAAGATCGGCGAAGAAAAAGAAAATACGAAGGAGGAAGAAGATGTTGACAGGGGTCAGTCGTCAGAGAAGAGCTGCCAACACAAGGGAGAGACAACGGGTTCATGGAGTCAACCTGGCTTTTCAGGACTTGCGTAAGCTCCTGCCGGTCCTGTCTGAAGTAGAAGTGTCGAAAATCGATATCCTCAGGCTGGCCGCTAAGTGGATAGCTCATCTCACCACCGTGCTGCTCCTGGATGATCAAAAACAACATCAGCGCGAAAACGGCTTGTCGGTGGAACTAGGCGAAAAACTGACGGAATTGACTCGAGTCTGTGAAGAACTGGCGACAGACTTTATCATCTGTCAGACTGAGGACCCGCTGTACCTCGGCGGTTGTGCTATTGGTGACTTCTCGAGTCTCCGTTCTTTCGCTGGTCATGAGATGTCCCTGGAAAATGGCTATTTTTCTCCATGCTTGCACTAG